In Paenibacillus sp. FSL R7-0345, a single window of DNA contains:
- a CDS encoding MazG-like family protein, translating to MPRDMDVAKRAKVIEWLKTEVIDQVSRLFKALWEGSTARVGDSLASLIMSSYILGRRLGIPYRELDDLLLEKLRKHKQEGHQLEEWYQDISALEEHMRKR from the coding sequence GTGCCGAGGGATATGGATGTAGCTAAACGCGCCAAGGTAATTGAGTGGTTAAAGACCGAAGTGATTGACCAAGTCTCACGGCTGTTTAAAGCGCTTTGGGAAGGAAGTACCGCCCGTGTCGGTGACAGCCTGGCCAGCCTGATTATGAGCTCCTACATATTGGGGCGCCGGCTGGGTATTCCTTACCGCGAGCTTGATGATCTGCTGCTGGAGAAGCTGAGAAAGCACAAGCAGGAAGGGCATCAGCTTGAAGAATGGTACCAGGATATATCTGCATTAGAAGAACATATGCGTAAGAGGTGA
- a CDS encoding CBS domain-containing protein translates to MNIAFFLLPKQEVACVTLDSTLRQTLERMEYHRYTAVPILNRDGEYAGTVTEGDLLWYMKDSGGTVTFENASKFLLKDVPLRMNNLPVSIDADMEDLINLAKVQNFVPVVDDMNRFIGIVRRSQIIEYCEKVVSRQSQAQAQESL, encoded by the coding sequence ATGAATATTGCGTTTTTTTTACTTCCTAAACAGGAGGTGGCCTGCGTTACGCTGGATTCGACGCTGCGCCAGACCCTGGAGAGGATGGAATATCACCGCTATACTGCAGTGCCTATTCTGAACAGAGACGGTGAATATGCCGGGACAGTGACGGAAGGTGATCTGTTGTGGTACATGAAGGATTCAGGCGGAACGGTTACTTTTGAGAATGCTTCCAAATTTCTGCTTAAGGATGTGCCGCTGCGGATGAACAATCTGCCGGTCTCGATCGACGCAGATATGGAGGATCTGATTAATCTGGCCAAGGTGCAGAACTTTGTGCCGGTGGTCGATGATATGAACCGCTTCATCGGTATTGTCCGCCGCAGCCAGATTATTGAGTACTGTGAAAAGGTTGTTTCACGGCAATCGCAGGCACAGGCGCAGGAATCATTATAA
- a CDS encoding LCP family protein produces MKKMKKRYIALIALVVIIAGGFLFQKQLAVLAFDLFLSDRVEAKLEKESYVPLDKDSTTTVKPEPVVFKSDPFSLMLLGTDQRGNETARSDTMIYAVVRPEDYKLLLISIPRDTYTEIIGHRDNKKDKITHAYAFGGQQMAKDTLEALLGHDIQYYATINFQGLKDAVDAIGGVPLPIKKDIVNKGADHEKFTIVGGKSNYSGEEALNYTRYREDSDFNRTKRQQVFIDVVANKMLSISQIGKIPELLDIMGENFKTDMEPSLIISLAKKFMGGKDMDISSFTVMGEGKKIDGVYYDIVDEEDLSEAQAMIDNWMSASTPVSQLIEPGKAANALEPKATATAE; encoded by the coding sequence ATGAAAAAGATGAAGAAAAGGTATATCGCCCTTATAGCGCTGGTCGTCATTATCGCAGGAGGATTTCTGTTCCAGAAGCAGCTTGCCGTTCTGGCCTTTGACCTGTTTCTCTCTGACCGGGTAGAGGCGAAGCTGGAAAAGGAATCCTATGTGCCGCTGGATAAGGATAGTACAACTACTGTTAAACCGGAGCCTGTTGTATTTAAAAGCGACCCGTTCTCGCTGATGCTGCTCGGAACGGACCAGCGCGGCAATGAAACTGCACGCTCGGATACGATGATCTACGCCGTTGTCCGTCCTGAGGATTATAAGCTTCTGCTGATCTCGATTCCCCGGGATACGTACACGGAAATTATCGGACACCGCGATAACAAAAAAGATAAAATCACCCATGCCTATGCGTTCGGCGGCCAGCAAATGGCTAAGGATACACTGGAAGCCCTGCTCGGACATGATATTCAGTATTATGCCACCATTAACTTTCAGGGCTTGAAGGATGCGGTTGATGCCATCGGCGGCGTTCCGCTGCCCATCAAGAAGGATATTGTCAACAAAGGTGCCGATCACGAGAAATTCACTATTGTAGGCGGCAAGTCGAATTACAGCGGTGAAGAAGCGCTCAATTACACCCGTTACCGGGAGGACAGCGATTTTAACCGGACCAAGCGTCAGCAGGTCTTTATTGATGTAGTTGCGAATAAAATGTTATCGATCAGCCAGATCGGCAAAATTCCTGAGCTGCTCGATATTATGGGCGAGAACTTCAAGACAGATATGGAGCCGTCACTGATTATCAGCCTGGCCAAGAAGTTCATGGGCGGTAAAGATATGGATATCTCCAGCTTTACCGTTATGGGCGAAGGCAAAAAGATCGACGGTGTGTATTATGATATCGTTGATGAAGAGGATTTGAGCGAAGCACAGGCCATGATTGATAACTGGATGAGTGCCAGCACACCGGTCAGCCAGCTGATTGAGCCCGGAAAAGCCGCTAATGCACTGGAGCCTAAGGCTACAGCCACAGCAGAGTAA
- the opp4A gene encoding oligopeptide ABC transporter substrate-binding protein, with product MHKSKIGTLLLLITCILTACNGAGTSSDSYAVRYSKTEERAVPGGIVTYAYTSPFQGLFDPAFFEGEDDSNVLDFITEGMFTVRDDLTTVPNIASWRESEDHTVFTFKIRPGVRWHNGDELTVEDWKFALETIASPDYTGPRYYSVEMIKGVEAYHRGETDELSGIKVVDPYTLKITMNSARVNTIDNLWPYPMNKKYFDGVAVKDMADSDQVRKRPIGIGPFEVEEIQPGQLVRMKRFDHYYKGKALLDGINYTVVKDSELTGLLENGSIDIATITRDTYSALKQLDHITLMQSAELSYEYIGFKFGQWDEAAQQNVMDNPKFADKRLRQAMYYALNRQDIIDRFSYGLGELIETPVPSTSWAKIPDTEINTYPFDPQKAEELLDEAGYADIDGDGWREDAAGQKLVIHYDAMSGSKTAEERTKAIIQDWRDVGLDVRLNGGQLKELNLFYEAVENDDPSVELFNGVWGLASDPDPSGLWRASDLWNYSRWSSEASDELIREGVETKAYDREYRKQIYHEWQQLVNDEVPMIFFAERTNITAVGERLQGVRVNSISNINEPDKWWIK from the coding sequence ATGCATAAATCCAAGATCGGCACACTGCTGCTGTTGATTACCTGTATATTAACAGCATGCAATGGCGCGGGGACAAGCAGTGATTCCTACGCGGTACGTTACAGTAAGACTGAGGAAAGGGCTGTACCGGGCGGTATTGTTACCTATGCTTATACCTCCCCGTTTCAAGGGCTGTTTGATCCGGCTTTTTTTGAAGGCGAGGATGATTCGAATGTACTTGATTTCATTACTGAGGGCATGTTCACGGTAAGGGATGACCTGACGACTGTCCCCAATATCGCATCCTGGAGAGAATCCGAGGACCACACGGTGTTCACCTTCAAAATCAGGCCGGGTGTCCGCTGGCATAACGGGGATGAGCTGACCGTTGAGGACTGGAAGTTTGCCCTTGAGACGATTGCCAGCCCGGACTACACAGGCCCGCGGTATTACAGCGTAGAGATGATTAAAGGGGTTGAAGCCTATCACAGGGGAGAAACGGACGAACTGTCGGGGATCAAGGTCGTTGACCCGTATACTTTAAAGATCACGATGAACTCCGCCCGGGTAAATACCATTGACAATCTGTGGCCGTACCCGATGAATAAGAAATATTTTGATGGCGTCGCAGTAAAGGATATGGCGGACAGCGATCAGGTGCGCAAAAGACCGATCGGCATAGGCCCGTTTGAGGTGGAGGAGATTCAGCCAGGCCAGCTTGTCCGGATGAAGCGGTTCGATCACTATTATAAAGGCAAGGCGCTGCTGGACGGAATTAACTACACCGTTGTCAAAGACAGCGAGTTAACCGGTCTGCTGGAGAATGGCAGCATTGATATCGCAACGATAACAAGGGATACCTATTCCGCACTGAAGCAGCTTGACCACATAACGCTTATGCAATCGGCAGAATTGTCATATGAATACATAGGCTTCAAATTCGGGCAGTGGGATGAGGCGGCGCAGCAGAACGTGATGGACAATCCTAAGTTTGCCGACAAGCGTCTGCGTCAGGCGATGTATTACGCGCTTAACCGTCAGGACATCATTGACCGCTTTTCTTACGGGCTGGGCGAGCTGATTGAGACTCCGGTTCCCAGCACCAGCTGGGCGAAGATACCCGACACTGAAATTAACACTTATCCGTTTGACCCGCAAAAGGCAGAGGAGCTGCTTGATGAGGCAGGCTATGCCGATATTGACGGTGACGGCTGGCGTGAGGACGCTGCGGGGCAGAAGCTCGTTATTCATTATGATGCCATGAGCGGCAGCAAAACAGCAGAGGAACGGACAAAGGCAATTATTCAGGACTGGCGCGATGTCGGGCTTGATGTGCGGCTTAACGGCGGGCAGCTTAAGGAGCTGAACCTCTTTTATGAGGCAGTGGAGAACGATGATCCTTCAGTGGAATTGTTTAACGGGGTCTGGGGGCTGGCCAGTGATCCCGATCCTTCCGGACTGTGGCGGGCATCTGATCTGTGGAATTATTCCCGGTGGTCCTCTGAAGCCAGTGACGAGCTGATCCGTGAAGGCGTAGAGACCAAGGCATATGACAGGGAATACCGGAAGCAGATTTACCACGAATGGCAGCAGCTGGTTAATGATGAGGTGCCGATGATCTTTTTTGCTGAAAGGACGAATATTACCGCTGTGGGCGAACGCCTGCAGGGAGTGCGTGTTAATTCAATCAGCAATATCAATGAGCCGGATAAATGGTGGATTAAATAA
- a CDS encoding DNA mismatch repair protein MutS — protein sequence MNTESLCTLGYEEIKQEVMRHAVSYEGRRLAGELVPMIYLPAIHRALEETEEAKELLERGASIPLPSLEGIEWIISLMGTGYLYNEQDFTAIATFLNSCSQLRKYMASKEQSAPRIAAYGASLQELRLLRDEIERCIRFGVIDSQASKGLERVRKRLTVAKERLQRKLESIMSRHQSILQESLVSMRGGRYVIPVKREYHKQVKGAVLDQSTSGQTVFVEPYEVAALQGELELLAAEEAREEGIILSMLSGLVEREQEALRINIEVTGTYDFIFAKAKYARTIGARRVALNDRGFLRMNGGRHPELKSMVPVSLEFGHGYKSLIVTGPNTGGKTVVLKTLGLLAAMVQSGLLVPVEEQSEFAVFREIISVIGDGQSLTQSLSTFSAQMKSIEGMLRNAGSGVLLLIDELAAGTDPGEGFALSIAILEELNRKGANIVVTTHFNELKAFAASTPGFENARMEFDKHTLQPLYKLTIGEAGESYALQIAEKLGIPSEVIKRSHELAGQQRPTGSRITADGAAIKARTRYKTDRSNVAGAEAEQREGKPPEDAKAAGQGFEIGDAVYISSLNRTGIVYAGQDNMGIVGVMVQKEKLRINHKRLKPYLSKDELYPEDYDFDILFESKENRKKRKLMRKKHVEGLSIIHTEEEV from the coding sequence GTGAATACAGAAAGCTTGTGCACACTCGGATATGAGGAAATTAAGCAGGAGGTTATGCGGCATGCGGTCTCTTATGAAGGGAGAAGGCTGGCAGGAGAGCTTGTCCCGATGATCTATCTGCCGGCAATACACAGGGCGCTCGAGGAAACAGAGGAGGCCAAGGAGCTGCTGGAGCGCGGAGCAAGCATTCCCTTGCCTTCGCTTGAGGGGATTGAATGGATCATCTCGCTCATGGGCACAGGATATTTGTACAATGAGCAGGACTTCACGGCGATTGCCACTTTTCTGAACAGCTGCAGCCAGCTGCGCAAATACATGGCCTCCAAGGAGCAGAGCGCACCGCGGATCGCAGCTTATGGGGCTTCACTACAGGAGCTGCGGCTGTTAAGGGACGAAATTGAGCGCTGCATCCGGTTTGGTGTAATTGATAGCCAGGCGAGCAAAGGGCTGGAGCGGGTGCGGAAACGGCTGACTGTGGCCAAGGAACGGCTGCAGCGCAAGCTGGAGAGTATTATGTCCCGGCATCAGTCTATCCTGCAGGAGAGTCTGGTCAGCATGCGGGGAGGCAGGTACGTTATTCCAGTGAAAAGAGAGTACCATAAGCAGGTAAAAGGCGCTGTGCTCGATCAGTCGACAAGCGGACAGACGGTCTTTGTAGAGCCTTATGAAGTTGCTGCTCTGCAGGGCGAGCTTGAGCTGCTTGCAGCAGAGGAGGCCAGAGAGGAAGGCATTATCCTGAGTATGCTGAGCGGCCTTGTAGAGCGGGAACAGGAGGCGCTGCGCATTAACATTGAAGTAACAGGCACATATGATTTCATCTTTGCCAAGGCTAAATATGCCCGGACTATAGGGGCGCGGAGGGTAGCCTTGAATGACCGGGGATTTCTGCGAATGAACGGCGGCAGGCATCCCGAGCTGAAGAGCATGGTGCCGGTCAGTCTGGAGTTCGGACATGGTTATAAGTCGCTGATCGTTACAGGCCCCAATACCGGCGGGAAAACGGTTGTCCTCAAGACACTGGGACTGCTGGCGGCTATGGTGCAATCCGGTTTACTGGTTCCTGTAGAGGAACAGAGTGAGTTCGCTGTGTTCAGAGAAATTATCAGTGTAATCGGAGACGGACAGAGCCTTACCCAGTCGCTGAGCACCTTCTCAGCCCAGATGAAGAGCATCGAAGGGATGCTGCGTAACGCAGGCAGCGGCGTGCTGCTGCTGATCGATGAGCTGGCCGCGGGAACCGACCCGGGCGAAGGCTTTGCCCTCTCAATCGCCATCCTCGAAGAGCTGAACCGCAAGGGGGCCAATATTGTCGTCACCACACATTTTAATGAGTTAAAAGCGTTCGCAGCCTCTACACCGGGATTCGAAAATGCGCGGATGGAGTTCGACAAGCACACACTGCAGCCGCTCTATAAGCTGACCATCGGAGAGGCTGGCGAGAGCTACGCCCTGCAGATTGCTGAGAAGCTCGGTATCCCGTCAGAGGTAATTAAGCGGTCCCATGAGCTTGCAGGCCAGCAGAGGCCGACGGGGAGCCGGATAACTGCTGACGGCGCGGCCATAAAGGCTCGTACCAGATATAAGACGGACAGAAGCAATGTGGCTGGGGCTGAAGCCGAGCAGCGTGAGGGCAAGCCGCCTGAGGACGCAAAAGCTGCAGGCCAAGGCTTTGAAATCGGAGATGCGGTATATATCAGCTCGCTTAATCGGACTGGAATTGTCTATGCGGGGCAGGACAATATGGGGATTGTCGGAGTAATGGTGCAAAAAGAAAAATTGCGGATAAACCATAAACGGCTGAAGCCGTATCTGTCAAAGGATGAGCTGTATCCTGAAGACTATGATTTTGATATTCTTTTTGAGAGTAAAGAAAACCGGAAAAAGCGCAAGCTGATGCGGAAAAAACATGTGGAGGGACTTAGCATTATCCATACGGAAGAAGAGGTGTGA
- a CDS encoding glyoxalase/bleomycin resistance/extradiol dioxygenase family protein: protein MISASPYVIIENVRESVEYYQSVFGGEIKVLNEHNGKLLHAELHLGSSLIHFSDDYGRGAKTGNVSIIMALDSEEELRTIYGKLVEDGGKVQVELQKTFFGALHGQVSDVRNGITWVFNYFAGN from the coding sequence ATGATCAGTGCAAGCCCTTATGTAATAATTGAAAATGTGCGGGAATCGGTGGAGTATTACCAGAGCGTATTCGGCGGTGAAATTAAGGTGCTGAATGAGCATAACGGCAAGCTGCTGCATGCTGAGCTGCACCTCGGGTCCAGCCTGATCCATTTCTCTGATGATTACGGCCGCGGAGCCAAGACAGGGAATGTCAGCATCATCATGGCACTGGATAGTGAAGAAGAGCTGCGCACGATCTACGGAAAGCTGGTAGAAGACGGCGGAAAGGTACAGGTAGAGCTGCAAAAAACCTTTTTTGGCGCACTGCATGGACAAGTATCGGATGTCAGAAACGGAATCACATGGGTGTTTAATTATTTCGCCGGGAATTGA
- the rpsR gene encoding 30S ribosomal protein S18, which produces MAFKQREGGDNDKRPARRGGRNKRKKVCYFTVNKITHIDYKDTELLKKFISERGKILPRRVTGTSAKYQRALTIAVKRSRQIALLPYTTE; this is translated from the coding sequence ATGGCTTTCAAACAAAGAGAAGGCGGAGACAACGACAAAAGACCGGCACGTCGTGGTGGACGCAACAAGCGCAAAAAAGTGTGCTACTTCACTGTGAACAAAATTACTCACATTGACTATAAAGACACTGAGCTTCTCAAGAAGTTCATCAGCGAACGCGGAAAGATTTTGCCGCGTCGTGTAACAGGTACAAGTGCAAAATACCAACGCGCTCTGACCATTGCTGTAAAACGCTCGCGTCAAATCGCGCTGCTGCCTTACACAACGGAATAG
- the ssb gene encoding single-stranded DNA-binding protein has product MLNRIILIGRLTRDPELRYTPAGVAVTQFTLAVDRNFTGQNGEREADFIPVVTWRQLAETCANYLRKGRLAAVEGRIQVRNYENNEGKRVYVTEVIADNVRFLESSQNREGGNAPSGGSMPEEPAYGGGNGGNSARGNNNNFSRSNNNQDPFSGDGKPIDISDDDLPF; this is encoded by the coding sequence TTGTTGAACCGTATCATTCTGATCGGTCGGTTGACCCGTGACCCGGAACTTCGTTATACTCCTGCTGGTGTTGCCGTAACACAGTTTACGCTTGCCGTAGACCGTAACTTTACGGGCCAGAACGGTGAACGCGAAGCGGACTTCATCCCGGTAGTAACCTGGAGACAGCTGGCTGAGACCTGTGCCAATTATTTGCGCAAAGGACGTCTGGCAGCCGTAGAAGGACGCATCCAAGTACGGAATTACGAGAATAACGAAGGCAAACGTGTATACGTAACTGAAGTTATTGCTGATAATGTCCGTTTCCTGGAATCCTCGCAGAACCGTGAAGGCGGAAATGCACCAAGCGGCGGAAGTATGCCTGAAGAGCCTGCCTATGGCGGCGGTAACGGCGGTAACAGTGCACGCGGAAATAACAACAATTTCTCGCGCAGCAACAATAATCAAGATCCTTTTTCGGGCGATGGAAAACCGATCGATATATCGGACGATGATTTGCCATTTTAA
- the rpsF gene encoding 30S ribosomal protein S6 — MRKYEVMYIIRPDIEQEAVQAAVEKFQGIISNGGEITKHDVQGKRRLAYEIKKFRDGVYVLVNFTAEPAVVTELERIMKISDEVIRYLITNDVA, encoded by the coding sequence ATGCGCAAATATGAAGTGATGTACATTATTCGTCCTGATATTGAACAAGAAGCCGTTCAAGCAGCAGTCGAAAAATTCCAAGGCATCATCTCCAACGGCGGGGAAATTACAAAGCACGATGTGCAGGGTAAACGCCGTCTTGCGTATGAGATCAAGAAATTCCGTGATGGCGTTTATGTATTGGTTAACTTCACTGCAGAACCTGCAGTAGTTACTGAGCTTGAGCGTATCATGAAGATTTCCGACGAAGTAATTCGTTATCTCATTACGAACGACGTTGCCTAA
- a CDS encoding YjzC family protein, protein MGEQTEYEKGDRAPNPGVYTEVGEARSFHTQIQNPKRITMEKGDIFPETTNKDRKWKKVEKARVH, encoded by the coding sequence ATGGGCGAGCAGACAGAGTATGAAAAAGGGGACCGTGCACCGAATCCCGGTGTATACACAGAGGTAGGCGAAGCGCGCAGCTTCCACACTCAAATCCAGAATCCGAAGCGGATTACAATGGAGAAAGGCGACATTTTCCCTGAGACCACCAATAAGGACCGCAAGTGGAAAAAGGTCGAGAAGGCGCGTGTCCATTAA
- a CDS encoding DUF951 domain-containing protein, translating to MERKVFELGDIVLMKKPHPCGTNEMEIIRMGMDIRIKCTGCQHSVLVPRAKFEKNLKKVLRSKSASTGTETQNI from the coding sequence ATGGAACGGAAGGTGTTTGAGCTTGGGGATATTGTGCTAATGAAGAAGCCTCATCCCTGCGGGACCAATGAGATGGAGATTATCCGCATGGGGATGGACATCCGTATTAAATGCACCGGCTGCCAGCATAGTGTGCTGGTTCCCCGCGCGAAGTTTGAGAAGAACCTTAAAAAGGTGCTCCGCTCAAAGAGTGCTTCAACAGGGACTGAAACACAGAATATTTAA
- a CDS encoding mechanosensitive ion channel domain-containing protein — protein sequence MQTWRLESAATGALDDAVRFKDRVWNWVTDADMWANFLFSGLRIVSIFLLTRLIIKVVYKVIDRSMEKEVTSSRLLANSRRFSTVGGLLKNVVTVICNFVMIMLILSEFNFDLGPLLAGAGVVGLAIGFGAQSLVKDVITGFFIIFEDQFAVGDVIQTGTYKGTVEMIGLRTTRLLSFTGEVHIIPNGSIVNVTNYSLANAMAVVDVPVKIERGLENTLALIGEALQGIEERSDNIIAYPNILGIQSMSTSEFVIRIAANCQPNARDAAQRQIQSDIKQALEKQIGQEEAEAARKALEQEQQASRAAIEAELVKAAREASETAGVNPRRQIAAAQEGEEEDK from the coding sequence GTGCAAACCTGGAGGTTGGAATCTGCAGCAACTGGTGCTTTGGATGACGCTGTCCGGTTCAAAGACAGAGTGTGGAACTGGGTAACGGATGCTGATATGTGGGCGAATTTTTTGTTTTCGGGACTCAGAATCGTATCCATTTTCCTGTTGACCCGGCTGATTATCAAAGTGGTCTATAAAGTCATCGACCGTTCGATGGAAAAAGAGGTGACCAGCAGCAGGCTGCTGGCGAACAGCCGGCGTTTCTCTACCGTGGGCGGACTTCTGAAAAATGTCGTTACGGTCATCTGCAATTTTGTGATGATTATGCTGATTCTCTCCGAATTCAACTTCGACCTCGGTCCGCTGCTGGCAGGGGCAGGAGTAGTGGGTCTGGCTATCGGTTTCGGAGCGCAGAGTTTGGTCAAGGATGTAATTACCGGGTTCTTTATTATCTTTGAGGATCAGTTTGCAGTAGGTGATGTGATTCAGACCGGCACTTATAAAGGAACTGTAGAGATGATCGGGCTCAGAACGACCAGACTGCTCAGCTTTACAGGTGAAGTTCATATTATTCCTAACGGTTCGATTGTCAATGTAACCAACTATTCTTTGGCTAATGCGATGGCTGTAGTGGATGTGCCGGTGAAGATTGAGCGGGGACTGGAAAATACACTTGCCCTGATTGGTGAAGCTCTGCAAGGAATCGAGGAGCGCAGTGACAACATTATCGCTTACCCGAATATTCTGGGTATTCAGTCGATGAGCACTTCGGAGTTTGTGATCCGGATAGCCGCTAATTGCCAGCCTAATGCCCGTGATGCGGCACAAAGGCAGATCCAGAGCGATATTAAGCAGGCGCTGGAAAAGCAGATCGGCCAGGAGGAAGCGGAAGCGGCGCGTAAGGCGTTGGAGCAGGAACAGCAGGCATCCAGAGCGGCCATTGAAGCCGAGCTTGTAAAGGCGGCCAGGGAGGCCAGTGAGACGGCTGGAGTAAACCCGAGAAGGCAAATTGCTGCTGCGCAAGAGGGTGAAGAGGAGGATAAGTGA
- a CDS encoding DUF3343 domain-containing protein, which produces MGEELLIAFDSTQQALRAEMLLEYAEIEIDIFPTPKEITAGCAMSIQFFREDLTGVKEIITGQNVEIRGIFSRNQEGNGYIEIND; this is translated from the coding sequence ATGGGGGAAGAGCTGCTGATTGCGTTCGATTCGACCCAGCAGGCACTGCGTGCAGAAATGCTGCTGGAATATGCGGAAATTGAAATAGATATCTTCCCGACACCCAAGGAGATTACAGCAGGCTGTGCGATGTCGATTCAGTTTTTTAGAGAGGATCTGACAGGGGTAAAGGAAATCATCACCGGGCAGAACGTTGAAATCCGCGGAATTTTTAGCAGAAATCAAGAGGGTAACGGGTATATAGAGATAAATGATTAA
- the yyaC gene encoding spore protease YyaC codes for MNLSSNAAPLPEPSCLKISHADPNIYSTITHRLLFHFSRTRPDTPIVIVCVGTDRSTGDSLGPLVGTALSRFHSPLFHLYGTLDEPVHAVNLEETLTLIYNKHNDPFIIGIDACLGHSASVGCIQVVDGPLRPGAGVNKQLPPVGDIHLTGIVNVGGFMEYFVLQNTRLSLVMRLSDIIAVSLFSALKQWNIHANSAAALEQ; via the coding sequence ATGAACTTATCATCTAATGCTGCCCCTCTGCCAGAGCCGTCCTGCCTTAAAATATCGCATGCTGACCCTAACATCTACTCGACAATCACTCACCGTCTGCTGTTCCACTTTTCGCGTACCCGCCCGGACACTCCAATTGTTATTGTCTGCGTAGGCACTGACCGCTCTACCGGCGATTCTCTGGGCCCGCTTGTAGGCACTGCTTTATCCCGCTTCCACAGCCCCCTGTTCCACCTGTACGGAACATTGGACGAGCCTGTGCATGCCGTTAATCTGGAGGAGACACTGACCCTCATTTATAACAAGCACAACGACCCCTTTATCATCGGTATTGATGCCTGTCTGGGGCACTCCGCCAGTGTAGGCTGCATTCAGGTTGTCGACGGTCCTCTGCGTCCCGGTGCCGGCGTGAACAAGCAGTTACCTCCTGTCGGAGATATTCATCTGACCGGCATTGTTAATGTCGGCGGATTCATGGAGTACTTTGTCCTGCAGAATACCCGGCTCAGTCTTGTGATGCGTTTATCAGACATTATTGCAGTCAGCCTGTTCTCTGCCTTAAAACAGTGGAATATCCACGCTAATTCTGCTGCTGCGCTTGAGCAATAA
- a CDS encoding DUF4446 family protein encodes MLELNQIINEQISLIMFAAVIIILILVIMQIVQGNRLRRMRRKYEAMMNGNGVEDLEGLLIDLKNQAERLDEGQREHKLMIEAAQNKMRVMKSKVAVKRYNAFGERGSDLSFSVAIIDDGGNGVVLTSLHNRENSYIYAKPLENGASQYPLSPEEKEVIAQAQQQN; translated from the coding sequence ATGTTAGAGTTGAATCAAATAATTAATGAACAGATCTCACTGATTATGTTTGCTGCAGTAATTATTATCTTAATACTGGTTATTATGCAGATTGTTCAAGGCAACAGGCTTCGCAGGATGCGGCGTAAATATGAGGCAATGATGAACGGAAATGGTGTTGAGGATCTCGAAGGCCTGCTGATTGATCTAAAGAACCAGGCTGAGCGTCTGGATGAAGGACAGCGTGAGCATAAGTTGATGATTGAAGCGGCGCAAAATAAAATGCGCGTTATGAAATCAAAAGTTGCTGTGAAGCGGTATAATGCTTTTGGAGAGCGCGGCAGCGACCTGAGTTTTTCTGTGGCGATTATTGACGACGGCGGTAATGGGGTAGTCTTAACAAGTCTGCATAACCGCGAGAATTCATATATTTATGCCAAGCCGCTTGAGAACGGAGCATCACAGTATCCGTTATCCCCGGAAGAGAAGGAGGTTATTGCTCAAGCGCAGCAGCAGAATTAG